The Mycobacteriales bacterium DNA segment CGCGGTCGCGGCGCTCGGCTACGAGCGGGACCTGATCGCGCAGAGCATGCGCAGCGGCCGGACGATGTCGATCGGGTTCGTCGCGATCGACGTCGCCAACCCGGTGATCGCGGCGAACTCCGCCGGCGCGGTGACCGAGCTGCGCAAGGCGGGCTACAGCCTGCTGATGAGCAACTCCCGCGGCGACCCCGCGCTCGACGCCGAGCACATCCGGCACTTCGAGCTGCGTCGGGTGGACGGTCTGGTCCTCTCCCTCGCCGACGAGCGGCATCCTCGAACGCTCGACGTGCTGCGCAAGTTCGAAGGGCCGATCGTGCTGATCGACCGTTCGCTGCCGGCCGACATCCCGGCCGGGGCGGTCGTCCACAACCACGCCGAGGGCATGGTGCCCGCCGCCGAGCACCTGCTCGACCTCGGCCATCGCCGGCTCGCGCTGATCAACGGCGCACCGAATGTCCGGCCGTCCAGGGAGCGGGCGGCCGCGGTGCGCCGCGCGGTCAAAGGCCGGTCCGGGGCGACGCTGAACGTGCGGGCCGGCTCGTACTCCGCCGAGCACGGGTACGACGCGACGCTCGCGGCATTCGCCGAGCCACGTCCACCGACCGCGGTGATCGTCGGCGGAAACCAGATCCTGCAAGGGGTGATGCGGGCGTTGCGTGACCTCGGCCGGCGGATTCCCGACGACGTCAGCCTGGTGACCTTCGACACGGTGCCGCTGGCCGAGTTCCTCGAGCCGCCGCTGGCCTGCGTGGTCCGCGACCCGATCGAGGTCGGTCGCCAGGCGGCCGCTCTCCTGCTCGAGCAGATCGAGGGCGCCGAGCCGCGCACCGTGACGGTGCCGACGGAGTTCGTGCCGGCCGGCAGCTGCGCCGCGCCCCCGAAGCGGCCGGGCGCCCGCGCGGCTGAGTAGTTGATACCGAGCGGTCGGAACCATTTCCAGCCCTCGACCAGCAGCGGCTCCACGTCGCCGACAGCTTCGCGCCGCGGGCGCGAACAGCTGTCCAGCACGGTCAACGGTTCCCGCCGGTCGCGACATCGGGCGTCGATAACGGCAGGGAATCGTTTCCGACCAACCGGCCCGTTCGCCTTGACAGGGCCGGTTGCCCGGGACACGATCGTGCTCCCGGCCGATGGTGTTCACCCGGCGGCACCGGGGTGAAGACGCCAGCGGACGAGCGATTGTGATCGGTATGCAGACCCAGCGGTTCCTGGTGCGGATCCAGGTGAACCTGCCGCCCGGCACCGATCCGGCG contains these protein-coding regions:
- a CDS encoding LacI family DNA-binding transcriptional regulator, with the translated sequence MTARNGRRVGMRDVAERAGVAISSVSRVLSGNPDVSTVMRNRVEDAVAALGYERDLIAQSMRSGRTMSIGFVAIDVANPVIAANSAGAVTELRKAGYSLLMSNSRGDPALDAEHIRHFELRRVDGLVLSLADERHPRTLDVLRKFEGPIVLIDRSLPADIPAGAVVHNHAEGMVPAAEHLLDLGHRRLALINGAPNVRPSRERAAAVRRAVKGRSGATLNVRAGSYSAEHGYDATLAAFAEPRPPTAVIVGGNQILQGVMRALRDLGRRIPDDVSLVTFDTVPLAEFLEPPLACVVRDPIEVGRQAAALLLEQIEGAEPRTVTVPTEFVPAGSCAAPPKRPGARAAE